The Sulfolobus acidocaldarius DSM 639 genome has a window encoding:
- a CDS encoding peroxiredoxin translates to MALEKGNEAPDFEGDSTIGKLKLSSYRGKSVVVLYFYPKAFTPGCTRETIKFGQLYDQFKQLNAEVIGVSVDTVSTQKSFADKCGARFPIVSDSNKQIAKLYGVLNEKGSSAQRVTFIIDENGKIIEVLSGLGNAEEHANKSLEIIKRIRGKT, encoded by the coding sequence ATGGCTTTAGAAAAAGGAAATGAAGCTCCTGATTTTGAAGGAGATTCAACTATAGGAAAATTGAAACTATCTTCATATAGAGGCAAATCTGTAGTTGTACTATATTTCTATCCTAAGGCGTTTACACCTGGTTGTACTAGAGAGACCATAAAATTTGGACAACTTTATGACCAATTTAAACAGTTAAATGCTGAAGTTATAGGTGTTAGTGTTGATACAGTTTCAACTCAAAAGAGTTTTGCAGACAAATGCGGTGCCAGATTTCCTATAGTTTCTGACTCAAATAAACAAATAGCTAAATTATACGGTGTTCTAAACGAGAAAGGCTCAAGTGCTCAGAGAGTAACCTTTATCATAGACGAAAACGGAAAAATTATAGAGGTATTGAGCGGTCTAGGAAATGCAGAAGAACATGCAAACAAATCACTTGAGATTATTAAAAGAATTAGGGGTAAAACCTAA
- the ppcA gene encoding phosphoenolpyruvate carboxylase has product MRKIPRTMSTQHPDNAKVPEWNQGEAISGENEIIEAYLAFSRYGVEEVMWDAEGKDVDTHVVRKLLSQYPEFFRHRILGKDIFLTYRVPNPKIEGAERKVFAETLNTIPITYDLAEKFYGENPNPPVFEVILPFTTSYEELIAVIKFYEKVIVNSDNTKLVDDTYVKDIIGETNPKKIEVIPLIEDRDSMLRIDTIVGKYIEIERPPYLRVFLARSDPAMNYGLLSAVLSVKYALSRLSKMEKIYGVKIFPLLGVGSLPFRGHFSPYNVENTLNEYRGIYTFTVQSAFKYDYEDDLVISAIKKVNGTNVTEKIELSEEDEEIISNVTRKYTQGYQNKIEALADVINKVALLLPRRRARKLHIGLFGYSRSTGKVTLPRAISFVGSLYTIGIPPEIIGLSSLSKMTDQELNAIFNNYKYLKNDLQFAARFVNFEALQLLKDIWNIDAEVVKAIKEDIDYAENSLGIRIGESDYMSKKHVLLSTLALLSIKEGKLDEAKTYIKEMAIVRRAIG; this is encoded by the coding sequence ATGAGAAAAATACCTAGGACTATGTCAACACAGCATCCTGATAACGCAAAAGTTCCTGAGTGGAACCAAGGAGAAGCAATAAGCGGTGAAAACGAGATCATCGAGGCATATTTGGCTTTCTCCAGGTATGGTGTGGAGGAGGTAATGTGGGATGCTGAAGGTAAGGACGTGGACACTCATGTAGTGAGAAAATTACTAAGTCAATACCCAGAATTTTTCAGACATAGGATATTAGGCAAGGATATTTTCCTGACGTATAGGGTTCCAAATCCAAAAATAGAGGGTGCTGAGAGAAAAGTCTTTGCTGAAACGCTAAATACTATACCAATAACATATGACTTAGCTGAGAAGTTTTACGGCGAAAATCCTAATCCACCAGTCTTTGAAGTTATTTTACCTTTTACAACTAGTTATGAAGAGTTAATTGCAGTCATCAAGTTTTATGAGAAAGTAATAGTTAACAGTGACAATACGAAGCTAGTTGATGATACTTATGTAAAGGATATTATAGGTGAGACAAATCCTAAGAAGATCGAAGTAATTCCTCTAATAGAAGATAGAGATTCAATGTTAAGAATAGATACAATAGTTGGGAAATACATAGAAATAGAGAGACCTCCATATCTGAGAGTATTCTTAGCAAGATCAGATCCAGCTATGAATTACGGTTTATTGTCAGCTGTTCTGTCAGTCAAATATGCATTAAGTAGACTTTCGAAAATGGAAAAGATTTATGGAGTGAAAATATTTCCTTTACTTGGAGTCGGTTCTTTACCCTTCAGGGGTCATTTTAGTCCATATAATGTTGAAAATACCTTGAATGAATATAGAGGCATATATACCTTTACTGTTCAATCAGCGTTCAAATATGACTATGAAGATGACCTTGTGATCAGTGCAATAAAGAAAGTAAATGGGACTAACGTAACCGAAAAAATTGAATTAAGTGAGGAAGATGAGGAGATCATTTCCAACGTAACGAGAAAATACACGCAAGGTTATCAGAATAAGATAGAGGCATTAGCCGATGTTATAAACAAAGTGGCATTACTGCTTCCTAGAAGAAGAGCAAGGAAATTACACATAGGTTTGTTTGGATATTCTAGAAGCACAGGTAAGGTAACACTACCTAGAGCTATTTCCTTTGTTGGCTCTCTTTATACTATAGGTATTCCACCTGAGATTATAGGACTTTCCTCTCTATCAAAAATGACTGATCAAGAACTTAATGCCATATTCAATAATTACAAGTATTTGAAGAACGATCTGCAATTCGCAGCTCGTTTCGTTAACTTTGAAGCTCTTCAATTACTTAAAGATATATGGAATATTGATGCAGAGGTTGTCAAAGCTATAAAGGAAGATATAGACTACGCAGAAAATAGTTTGGGAATTAGAATAGGCGAAAGTGATTATATGAGCAAAAAACACGTTCTACTCTCTACCCTGGCACTATTGTCCATAAAAGAGGGTAAATTGGACGAGGCTAAAACGTATATAAAAGAAATGGCTATAGTAAGAAGAGCAATAGGATGA